Proteins co-encoded in one Ooceraea biroi isolate clonal line C1 chromosome 9, Obir_v5.4, whole genome shotgun sequence genomic window:
- the LOC105275954 gene encoding cytochrome P450 6B7-like, whose protein sequence is MGVFEILCGFVIFLFLLYRYLTATFDFWKKRGVPGPDPVLYFGTMKDIILKKEFAGIHWKRMYDTYEDAQFVGLFNMRKPVLLVKDPKYIKDILMKDSSLFPTRGFPYNMHAEPLLPFLFYTDGTIARFLRAKVSPTFTPNKLKEMSFTMHESFTRLYNYVDSVISKDDYMNCNDVAVRLLSDIIGRCLMDIDVKTLSMETNELDIISSNDQLQVIKETKGILKKIFMKMLLSLSNLVGYNLFHNDKYMEFYKNFVHDVVEHRKKHNIIKRDLISVLMALKENPGQLGDVIDMTDEFFCAEIFAIFTAGYELSSSVLINALYELALNQNVQDKLRDEIRNLFAENGELTYDTIKSMSYLHAVFKGKYSKIELFEYLCRILPTLA, encoded by the exons ATGGGAGTCTTCGAAATACTATGTGGATTTGTCATATTCCTGTTTCTGCTTTATCGCTATTTGACCGCTACCTTTGATTTTTGGAAAAAACGCGGTGTACCCGGGCCTGATCCTGTGCTATATTTTGGCACGATGAAAGACATTATACTAAAGAAAGAATTTGCTGGCATTCATTGGAAACGTATGTACGATACATATGAAGACGCACAATTCGTAGGATTATTCAACATGAGAAAACCTGTATTATTAGTAAAAGATCCGAAATATATAAAGGATATCTTGATGAAAGATTCTTCGTTATTTCCCACTCGAGGATTTCCTTACAATATGCAT GCAGAACCGCTATTACCATTCCTTTTTTATACGGATGGAACAATTGCACGTTTCTTGAGAGCAAAAGTGTCACCGACTTTCACACCCAACAAACTGAAAGAAATGTCTTTTACAATGCATGAATCTTTCACGCGGTTATACAATTATGTGGATTCAGTAATATCGAAGGACGATTACATGAACTGTAATGATGTGGCAGTCAGATTGCTTTCCGACATAATTGGCAGATGTCTCATGGATATCGACGTGAAAACTTTATCTATGGAGACGAATGAATTAGACATAATTTCAAGTAATGATCAACTTCAAGTCATTAAAGAGACTAAAGGGATTCTTAAGAAAATATTCATGAAGATGTTACTGAGTCTATCCAATTTAGTTGGTTATAATTTGTTTCACAATGATAAATACATGGAGTTCTATAAGAATTTTGTCCACGACGTAGTGGAGCACAGAAAGAAACATAATATCATTAAACGTGATTTGATCAGTGTTCTCATGGCATTAAAGGAAAATCCTGGACAATTGGGTGATGTAATTG ATATGACGGATGAGTTTTTTTGTGCGGAAATATTTGCCATATTCACTGCTGGTTATGAATTATCCTCCTCAGTACTAATTAACGCGTTATATGAATTAGCATTGAATCAGAATGTCCAAGATAAATTACGGGACGAAATACGAAACTTATTTGCCGAAAATGGAGAACTTACTTACGACACCATAAAATCAATGTCATATTTACACGCAGTCTTTAAAGGTAAATATagcaaaattgaattattcgaATATCTATGTAGAATTTTACCTACTCTTGCGTAA
- the LOC105276300 gene encoding cytochrome P450 6A1-like — MALLEALCGVVIFLFLLYRYLTATFDFWKKRGVPGPDPVLFFGTMKDIILEKVYAGIHWKRMYDTYEDSKFVGLFNMRKPVLLLKDPKHIRDVCITDGSLFSTRGLPFYPNAEPLIQFLFFVDGSVACPLRAKMSPMFTPSKLKEIFFTMQGAFSRLEIYMDSLLSKNEYINCSDVTSRFTADIISSSLLGINANTLSTDPNEQTRNKFIDNLLIIRSEGIVHKLLDMTKALLPELYNLIGYRLFRIDRVTDFYTDYILELMEYRKKHGIVKCDIVGLLMEIRDNPEDVAEVIDITDHFFGAQLFGFFTAAFDTSALTIANTLYELALNQNIQDKLRDEIRNMYIEKGELTYDNINSMSYLNAVLKESGRKYPLQDALTRSSTSSYTFRDTNITVPKDQAVIIPVYAIHHDPKIYPNPEVFDPERFNEEAIRSRDSVLHLPFGCGVRKCLGERLGALQSKMGVIAFLRKYKLEVCEKTVTSYKYNKVSLISIPDEPLYFKVTKIDLFCDVRATNE; from the exons ATGGCACTTTTGGAAGCACTATGTGGAGTTGtcatatttctatttctactTTATCGCTATTTGACCGCTACCTTTGATTTTTGGAAAAAACGCGGTGTACCCGGGCCTGATCCTGTGCTATTTTTTGGCACGATGAAAGACATTATATTAGAGAAAGTATACGCTGGTATTCATTGGAAACGTATGTACGATACATATGAAGACTCTAAATTCGTAGGATTATTCAACATGCGGAAACCAGTATTATTACTAAAAGATCCGAAACATATAAGGGATGTTTGTATAACAGATGGTTCATTATTTTCCACCCGAGGATTGCCTTTCTATCCGAAC GCGGAACCACTAATACAGTTCCTTTTCTTCGTGGATGGATCAGTTGCATGTCCCTTGAGGGCAAAAATGTCACCGATGTTCACACCTAGCAaactaaaagaaatattttttacgatgCAAGGAGCTTTTTCACGGTTAGAGATTTATATGGATTCATTATTATCAAAGAACGAATACATAAACTGTAGTGACGTGACATCCAGATTTACCGCTGACATAATCAGCAGTTCCCTCCTGGGTATCAACGCCAATACTTTATCAACAGACCCGAATGAACAGACTCGAAACAAATTTATAGATAATCTTCTCATCATACGAAGTGAAGGAATAGTTCACAAGTTGTTAGATATGACGAAGGCATTGTTACCGGAACTGTACAATTTAATTGGTTATCGGTTGTTTCGCATTGATAGAGTAACCGATTTCTATACGGATTACATTTTAGAACTGATGGAGTACAGAAAGAAACATGGTATCGTTAAATGCGATATTGTTGGTTTACTCATGGAAATAAGGGATAATCCTGAAGACGTGGCTGAAGTAATTG ATATAACGGATCATTTTTTTGGTGCGCAATTATTTGGATTTTTCACCGCTGCATTTGACACATCCGCTTTAACAATAGCTAACACGTTATACGAATTAGCATTGAATCAGAATATCCAAGATAAACTGCGGGACGAAATACGAAACATGTATATCGAAAAAGGAGAATTGACTTATGACAATATAAACTCGATGTCTTATTTAAACGCAGTCCTTAAAG agaGTGGACGGAAATATCCACTACAAGATGCATTGACAAGGTCGTCAACGTCAAGCTATACTTTTAGGGACACCAATATAACTGTACCAAAAGATCAAGCAGTTATTATACCTGTGTATGCAATTCATCATGATCCAAAGATATATCCGAATCCTGAAGTTTTCGATCCAGAGAGATTTAATGAGGAAGCTATTCGATCACGAGATTCGGTGTTACATTTACCTTTTGGATGCGGCGTTAGGAAGTGCTTAG GTGAACGATTGGGTGCTCTTCAATCAAAAATGGGAGTTATTGCTTTCTTGCGAAAATACAAATTGGAAGTTTGTGAAAAGACAGTTACttcatacaaatataataaggTGTCATTAATATCAATTCCTGATGAACCACTAtattttaaagtaacgaaaatcGATCTATTCTGTGATGTGCGTGCAACTAACGAgtag
- the LOC105275953 gene encoding DNA repair protein RAD51 homolog 4, with translation MIFSIVRIQEMVKLSASIHSSFSEMVTDDLRRRNVTTVVDFIATDPVKLATFTGLSHMDILQVKQHILEKFGGTKKNASELLTIEHNNIISTSIACLDELLKGGLYPGQSCEICGLSASGKTQLCLTIAANAVAKSDIVTWYLDTKRDFSRLRFEEILRARNFRQTTIEDALQRTKVYHVRSSHQMIQALRHLVSFYKTERNSVLERKRPLLVIIDSLPAVIFKVTRDTRHSDLETTYELDDLAEVCRFLTRECQAVVITVNSVTRWDSTKKDDLSILTPALGKHWARIPVTRLLLTREHGETRRIFVWKDPRFEENPSCVVSVGDAGITMFFLCHIQKAYDTSGLWIGQLHCKISLDQKLLVSDKPLDHDELHSISKHVAMWKESRHGKVYSLR, from the exons ATG ATATTCAGCATTGTCAGGATTCAAGAAATGGTTAAACTGAGTGCAAGTATTCATTCAAGTTTTTCCGAGATGGTGACGGATGACTTGCGACGGAGGAACGTGACCACGGTCGTCGATTTTATCGCGACGGATCCAGTTAAATTGGCGACATTCACTGGTCTTTCGCATATG GATATATTGCAAGTGAAACAGCACATATTGGAAAAGTTTGGTGGCACAAAGAAGAATGCAAGCGAGCTTCTTACAATAGAgcataacaatattatatcaacTAGCATAGCATG CTTGGACGAGTTGTTAAAGGGTGGCTTGTATCCTGGTCAATCGTGTGAGATATGTGGGCTGTCAGCTTCTGGGAAGACTCAATTATGCTTGACGATAGCAGCCAATGCCGTTGCGAAATCAGACATCGTTACATGGTACTTAGATACAAAAAGAGATTTCTCCAGATTACGGTTTGAGGAGATTTTGAGAGCACGGAACTTCAGGCAAACA ACCATAGAGGATGCATTGCAACGTACAAAGGTCTATCACGTACGTTCTTCCCATCAAATGATACAAGCTCTCCGACACCTGGTAAGCTTCTACAAAACGGAACGGAATTCCGTgcttgaaagaaaaagaccTCTCCTTGTAATCATTGACTCTTTACCGGCAGTTATCTTCAAG GTAACGCGGGACACACGCCATAGTGATCTGGAAACGACTTACGAGCTCGACGATTTGGCCGAAGTGTGTCGATTCCTCACAAGGGAATGCCAGGCAGTAGTGATTACAGTGAACTCGGTCACTCGGTGGGATTCTACTAAAAAAGATGATCTCAGCATCCTGACACCGGCGTTGGGAAAACACTGGGCAAGAATACCCGTTACAAGATTACTGTTAACGAGAGAACATGGCGAAACTAGGAGAATTTTCGTTTGGAAGGATCCAAGATTCGAGGAGAACCCATCGTGCGTCGTAAGCGTAGGTGACGCTGGAATCACAATGTT CTTCTTGTGCCATATCCAAAAGGCATATGATACATCGGGTCTCTGGATCGGTCAGCTTCATTGCAAAATCTCTCTGGATCAAAAACTTCTGGTTTCGGATAAACCTTTGGATCATGATGAATTGCATAG TATTTCGAAGCATGTCGCTATGTGGAAGGAGAGTCGCCATGGAAAAGTGTACAGTCTACGCTAA